Proteins co-encoded in one Brassica oleracea var. oleracea cultivar TO1000 chromosome C4, BOL, whole genome shotgun sequence genomic window:
- the LOC106336595 gene encoding serine/threonine-protein kinase CDL1-like encodes MGTSVHPRNPETNLQGSSLNAPILTSPDLANEKGLKTRLKKMIFDLGLACFLPPPAGPRSIENSGNNSGSGGDNNKAWLLAETAPENINHDPHSVHSSFRFSLCSQTELEKMKGGEAPSLSASSSCRNLSVSGGSATVLMVNLENGVKETGKSTDELTWTRARSLEKSISPVANTLVRFSYGEIVAATRNFSKGRVLGRGACSYVFRGKIGIWKTALAIKRLDKEDKESPKSFCRELMIASSLHSSNIVPLLGFCIDPEEGLFLVYKYVSGGSLEHYLHDKKKKKGMKAALPWSARYKVALGIADAIAYLHNGTEQCVVHRDIKPSNILLSSKKIPKLCDFGLATWTAAPSVPFLCKTVKGTFGYLAPEYFQHGKISDKTDVYAFGVVLLELLTGRKPIEPRRSSGEGNLVVWAKPLLDRGIEAIEELLDPRLRCTRKNSVYMERMIRAAAACVINEESRRPGMEEIVTILKGGEGGLETRTYSSRKTNTSLSSMIDTYTQLQQTKSEMKCHLDLAMLGVTDLEDDGHLYER; translated from the exons ATGGGAACGTCTGTTCATCCACGAAACCCAGAAACAAATCTTCAGGGCAGTTCCTTAAATGCTCCCATTCTCACTTCTCCAGATCTCGCCAATGAGAAAGGACTGAAGACCCGTTTGAAAAAGATGATCTTTGATCTGGGTCTCGCTTGTTTCCTTCCTCCTCCAGCTGGACCACGCTCAATAGAAAACTCCGGCAACAACAGTGGAAGCGGCGGAGATAACAACAAGGCGTGGCTTTTGGCGGAGACAGCTCCGGAGAATATAAACCACGACCCACACTCTGTTCATTCTTCGTTTAGATTCAGCCTCTGCTCACAAACTGAGCTTGAGAAGATGAAAGGAGGAGAAGCGCCTTCGCTGTCTGCTTCCTCTTCCTGTCGGAATTTATCAGTCTCCGGTGGCTCCGCGACGGTTCTGATGGTGAATCTGGAGAATGGAGTAAAGGAAACTGGGAAATCTACAGACGAATTGACGTGGACGAGAGCTCGATCGCTGGAGAAGAGTATCTCTCCGGTAGCTAACACTTTGGTTCGGTTCAGCTACGGCGAAATCGTCGCCGCCACTCGTAATTTCTCCAAAG GGAGAGTGTTAGGAAGAGGAGCTTGTAGCTATGTGTTCAGGGGTAAAATCGGAATTTGGAAAACGGCTTTAGCGATCAAAAGGCTTGATAAAGAAGACAAAGAGTCTCCAAAATCTTTTTGTAGAGAGTTGATGATTGCAAGCTCTCTTCACAGCTCAAACATTGTGCCTCTTCTTGGTTTCTGTATAGATCCTGAAGAAGGTTTATTCTTGGTTTACAAGTACGTCTCAGGTGGTAGCCTTGAACACTATTTACACG ATAAGAAGAAGAAGAAAGGCATGAAAGCCGCTTTGCCTTGGTCAGCAAGGTACAAGGTAGCACTAGGGATCGCTGATGCGATTGCTTATTTGCATAATGGAACAGAGCAGTGTGTTGTTCATAGAGATATCAAACCCTCCAATATACTCCTTTCCTCAAAGAAGATACCAAAG TTGTGTGACTTCGGGTTAGCTACTTGGACCGCTGCACCTTCTGTTCCTTTCCTTTGCAAGACCGTGAAAGGCACATTCGG ATATCTAGCTCCAGAGTATTTCCAACATGGTAAGATATCTGACAAGACCGATGTTTACGCCTTTGGTGTTGTGTTGCTTGAGCTGTTAACCGGTAGAAAACCAATCGAACCAAGAAGATCATCTGGTGAAGGAAATTTAGTTGTTTGG GCGAAACCGTTGTTGGATAGAGGGATTGAAGCTATAGAAGAGCTACTTGATCCGAGATTGAGATGTACAAGAAAAAACTCGGTTTACATGGAGCGGATGATCCGTGCTGCAGCGGCATGTGTGATCAATGAAGAGTCTCGAAGACCTGGTATGGAAGAGATAGTCACAATCTTGAAAGGTGGAGAAGGAGGACTAGAGACAAGAACATACTCAAGCAGGAAAACCAATACAAGTCTTTCGAGTATGATTGACACTTACACACAGTTGCAACAGACCAAATCCGAGATGAAATGTCATCTTGATCTTGCGATGCTTGGAGTAACTGATTTGGAAGACGATGGTCATTTATATGAACGGTAA